A genomic window from Halomonas sp. LR3S48 includes:
- a CDS encoding paraquat-inducible protein A has product MVDQVPPESRTSRRRLRACHECDWLVALPPLQSGQRADCPRCGHTLAIRHHRPAQRSMALAMASMVALLLAISFPFVSFSTGGFGNRIELTQTATTLIGFDQPLVAIAVIMTIVVLPGIYLLGVMWLQLGLLQGQPLPASRGIARALAHLNPWMMADVFIIGALVSLFKVADLAQVELGISFWAFCAFALLLLATTQSIDSDWMWFSLAGEPLAPEGAHTGATAASQGLTGCPTCGLVNRLESNRKGHCRRCGERLHARLPHSLQRTWALLAASAIMYIPANLYPIMTTTSLGHSAPSTIIGGVVELIQMGSWPVAAVIFMASVIVPVGKLVALAWLCLVVKRSNELNAGNRTRLYRLTEFIGRWSMVDVFVVAILVALIRAGSLMSITPGPAALAFAAVVVLTMLAAMTFDPRLIWDTPLPRDRHETQGTTG; this is encoded by the coding sequence ATGGTCGATCAGGTTCCACCCGAGTCACGCACCTCGCGTCGGCGCCTGCGCGCCTGCCACGAATGCGATTGGCTCGTGGCTCTGCCGCCACTGCAATCAGGACAGAGGGCGGACTGCCCACGCTGCGGACATACCTTGGCCATCCGCCACCATCGCCCTGCCCAGCGCAGCATGGCGCTGGCCATGGCATCGATGGTCGCCCTGCTATTGGCGATTTCCTTTCCCTTCGTCAGCTTCAGCACCGGCGGTTTCGGCAACCGCATCGAACTCACCCAGACGGCAACCACCTTGATCGGCTTCGATCAGCCACTTGTGGCGATTGCGGTGATCATGACGATCGTCGTGCTGCCGGGGATCTATCTGCTCGGCGTGATGTGGCTGCAACTGGGCCTGCTCCAGGGTCAGCCGCTACCGGCCAGCCGCGGTATCGCCCGCGCACTGGCTCACCTCAATCCGTGGATGATGGCTGACGTCTTCATCATTGGCGCGCTGGTGAGCCTGTTCAAGGTGGCGGACCTGGCGCAGGTCGAGCTGGGGATATCCTTCTGGGCCTTCTGCGCCTTCGCACTGCTGCTGCTGGCCACCACCCAGTCCATCGACTCGGACTGGATGTGGTTCTCGCTGGCCGGCGAGCCGCTAGCCCCCGAGGGCGCCCACACGGGGGCGACAGCCGCCAGCCAGGGGCTTACCGGCTGCCCTACCTGCGGGCTGGTCAATCGCCTGGAGTCGAACCGCAAGGGCCATTGCCGACGCTGTGGCGAACGGCTGCACGCGCGATTGCCGCACAGCCTGCAGCGCACCTGGGCGCTGCTTGCCGCCTCCGCCATCATGTACATTCCTGCCAACCTCTACCCCATCATGACCACCACCAGCCTCGGTCACAGCGCCCCCTCCACCATCATTGGCGGCGTGGTGGAGCTGATCCAGATGGGTTCATGGCCGGTAGCCGCGGTGATCTTCATGGCCAGCGTCATCGTCCCGGTGGGCAAGCTGGTGGCGCTGGCGTGGCTCTGCCTGGTGGTAAAGCGCAGCAATGAACTCAACGCAGGCAATCGCACGCGGCTTTACCGCCTGACAGAATTCATCGGGCGTTGGTCGATGGTCGATGTCTTCGTGGTCGCCATTCTCGTGGCGCTGATTCGCGCCGGTTCGCTGATGTCGATCACCCCTGGCCCCGCCGCCCTGGCGTTCGCTGCCGTGGTGGTACTGACCATGCTGGCGGCCATGACCTTCGACCCTCGACTGATCTGGGATACGCCCCTGCCGCGTGACCGACACGAAACGCAAGGAACCACTGGATGA
- a CDS encoding calcium/sodium antiporter gives MLLPLLAVVAGLVLLVWSAERFVDGAAATSRRLGVSPLLVGMLVIGFGTSAPELMVSSLAASQGNPGLALGNGYGSNIANIGLILGLMAVISPLAVHSSVIRRELPVLVAVTFLSALLMWGGLIGRVEGSLLLVLLAAMIGYSIWQARRGDPDPLADETEESLQAHPMTLRAGVIWTIVGLALLVLSSRVLVWGAVEIAVGFGVSDLIIGLTVVAVGTSLPELASSFSALRRGEHDLVVGNVVGSNLFNTLGVVGLAAVIHPIEVGTEVLLRDWSLMTVMTLLMTVFAIGWKGRPGRINRLEGAMLLALFVGYTAFMVHLVLRSAGAL, from the coding sequence TTGTTACTTCCCCTGTTGGCCGTTGTCGCGGGTCTTGTATTGCTGGTCTGGAGCGCCGAACGTTTCGTCGACGGTGCGGCGGCAACGTCCCGGCGTCTCGGGGTGTCACCGCTGCTGGTGGGGATGCTGGTGATTGGCTTTGGCACCTCCGCGCCCGAGCTGATGGTTTCCTCGCTGGCGGCGAGTCAGGGCAATCCGGGGCTGGCGCTAGGTAACGGCTACGGCTCGAATATTGCCAATATCGGCCTGATCCTGGGTCTCATGGCGGTCATCTCGCCGCTGGCGGTGCACTCCAGCGTGATTCGGCGTGAACTGCCGGTTCTGGTTGCGGTGACGTTCTTGTCGGCGCTGTTGATGTGGGGCGGGCTGATCGGTCGTGTCGAGGGCAGCCTGCTGCTCGTGCTGCTGGCGGCCATGATCGGTTACAGCATCTGGCAGGCGCGGCGCGGCGACCCCGACCCGCTGGCCGACGAGACCGAGGAGAGCCTGCAGGCGCATCCGATGACGCTGCGTGCCGGCGTGATCTGGACGATCGTCGGGTTGGCGCTGTTGGTGCTGAGTTCGCGCGTGCTGGTGTGGGGGGCGGTGGAGATTGCCGTCGGTTTCGGTGTCAGCGACCTGATCATCGGGCTGACCGTCGTTGCCGTCGGTACGTCACTGCCGGAGCTGGCGTCCTCCTTCAGCGCCCTGCGCCGGGGCGAGCACGACCTGGTGGTCGGCAACGTGGTGGGGTCCAACTTGTTCAATACGCTCGGCGTGGTGGGGCTGGCCGCGGTCATACACCCCATCGAGGTAGGCACCGAAGTGCTGCTGCGTGACTGGTCCCTGATGACCGTGATGACGCTGCTGATGACCGTCTTCGCGATTGGCTGGAAGGGGCGGCCGGGGCGCATCAACCGGCTCGAGGGTGCGATGCTGTTGGCGTTGTTCGTCGGTTACACCGCGTTCATGGTGCACCTGGTCCTGCGTAGCGCCGGCGCGCTCTAG